One Coffea eugenioides isolate CCC68of chromosome 2, Ceug_1.0, whole genome shotgun sequence genomic window, GCTTACACAGTTTGTTGTTTAATTAGCCAAAGACTCGCGCGTGACTTGCAACAATAAAGCATGGTTGAATAGAAATTCGTGTTCAtttgttggaaaaaaagaatagaaattCGTGTTCGCTTCCGGAACCTAGGTAGCAAGCATATTCTTTTCACATTATCCACATTATCCACCAGCATGGACAAGACAAAGAACGTAAACATGACGAAATAAAAAGGATAAGGAAATGTTATctgtactctttttttttttgggttagtaTTTGGAATCCCAccttttgttttatgatatGGTCTAATAAATGAAAGTTATATGATTAAAATAATAGTGAAAGTGCGATTAacaaaaatgaaagtaaaaataACATGTTCCtaaatgataaaacaaataAGCTACCAACTTGGATTGCATCTAGCAAAAAAGCAATGAACTTTTTTTTTGACAACATTGAATACGATCCAATGTTTTCGTTGatacctttttctttctttgtatcaaaaggaataaaaacttaaaaagaaatAGTTTAAAACTACTACTAAACTATGATAgttcaaacaaataaaaaaatccaCAAATTCTAAAAAAATTATGACATTACTTTCTTGTCCAACTTAGAAGGAATATGTATCACAAGTAAAGCACCGTGTTCAGTAACCTATCACAATgataaaacaattataataattgcttattaaataataaatatagatAAAAGTAGATgcttttttttgtaatatacTTTATTTGACAACTGTTCAAGAAAGTAATATAAACTTTGTAAATTGAGGGCATTTTAGCgtgttcatttaaattttctttcaaatttaAGATTTGGTTATCAAAAGTGTCAAATTGGAGATggtaggtgtaatttttcaaagccAAAAAGCTTGATAAAATTGTTATAAACCTCGGgaaggtttatgaaattatccctcgCGAAAATGAATTTTTACACGTAGTTTATTCCTAGTCTCAAAAAAGAAGACGGTAGACCGTACCCATCATCATCCgctgcattttttcttctttttttttttcgatggGGTGGGGACTAATATtcccattatttttttttgtcgaaacgttAGCTTTATAGAAATAACCGAAAATTTACAATATTTGGACAAAGGTCCAAGCAAGAGGACAAAGGTCCTACAAAAACATTGGTGCCTAACACCTAAGATTGGGATTCACCCATTCTTCATCTACACAGATGTTTAGAGCATGCATGCTCAACTTGATACATCCCACAAACCCTGAACTAACAAAAGAGAAGGAACAATTTTGAAACAGATTACTTATGCACTGGATGTCTTCTATTAGAGTAGCCATCAGATGGTAGCTGGTCCGAGTGTTTTTTATGCACTCTACCAGCACCCTATTTTCCAGCTCCACTCTAATGTTCCTCCATCCTTGGCTGATCGCATTCAGAAGTGCAAGTCTTACCGCACCAGCTTGGTCTTGTATTGGTTCTGCAGACATTCTTTCTCTCATTGCCCAACATGCTTGAAGACGTCCTAAAGAGTCAGTAGCTGAGACTCCAATCCCCACCATTTTTTGTCTTGCATCTTGATGAGTGTGGACCTTGATCATCAGGCTGGCTTGGATCTCTCTTTGACCCTGCAATTGCTCAGTACATTTTTGAACTTCTGTTCGCTGAGTGTTCTTCCTATTCACCTTCCCTTTGTTAGCCTCATCAAACTCCATCCATTCTTTCATGGCTTTCTGTATTATCTTATGAGGTTCCCTTTCCTTTTGATTAAATTCCCTCTCATTCCTGGCTTTCTAGATTTGCCAGAAAATGTTTATAGTTAGATTCACCTGATCTTCCCCTCTTCTTTCATGTTGGGCTTCTATGATTGCAGACCACCATTTGATGAAGCAGTCTGATGTTAGCTGTACTCCATCCCACTGAACTGGTGAAAATTTCCATATTTCCTTTGCTCTGTTGCATTGGAACAGAAGATGTTCGattgtttcttccttttcccCACACCCTGTGCATATAGGGACACCTTGTCTTGTTCTTCTATATATTTCGCCTCTCACGGGAAGTCCCCCATGCAAACACTTCCATATAAACACTTTCATTTTCTGACTCACCTTCTGCTGCCATAGAGTTTTCCAGACTCTTCTGATATTTCCTTCATAGCTTGGACCAGCATCTTCCCTCCTTCTTGCACTCTCCagttccttttccttcttccacATCTTATACCCAGATTGAGCTGTGTATTGGCCATTCTGAGAATGCATCCAGTAATGGCTATCTACTTTCCCTGTTAGGCTTATAGGTATTTTCAGAATTCTCTCTGCATCTTGCTGATTAAAGATTCTGAATATCAGGATGGCATTCCATCTGTTATGGGTGATGAGGTCTGATACATGCTGAAGTTGACACCCCAGAGGCCTTCCTGTTGTTGGTTTCCCATCTGGGCTCTCTGGAATCCAGTCATCCTCCCAAATTCGTGTTCCTTTGCCATTCCCTATTTTCCTCTTGACTCCATTTTGGACTTCTTCTCTTACAGCAGCTAAACTTTGCCATATCCAGGAGGCATTCTGAGGGACCTTACTGGAGAAGAGTGATTGTCTGGGGTAGTATTTTTCCTTTAGAACTCTGCTGACTAACAAGTTTGGTTGTGTTAATAACTTCCAAACTTGTTTGGCCAGCAGAGCTCTGTTGAAAATTTGCAAGTCCTTGAAGCCCATTCCTCCACTACTTCTCCTATCTGACAGCTTCTTCCAGCCAATCCAATGCATCCTTTTCCTCCCTTCAGACTCCCCCCACCAGTAATCTGCCATTTTAGCACTAATGTCTCTGCAcagcttggtagacaatttgAAACACGACATGGTGTAAATTGGCATGGCCATGGCTACTGCTTTTAACATCACTTCTTTCCCTGCCTGGCTTAGTAGCTTGTTTTTCCATCCCTGCAGCTTTTTATCAATAGAATTTTTAATGAACCCAAACACCTGCTCCTTAGATTTTGTTATGATCATAGGTAAGCCCAGGTATTGACCTTGTCCTATCTGCTGTATTGACCCCATTGTATGACAGACTTCCTCCCTCACTAATTGAGTTGTATTTTTACTGAAGAAAACTGAGGATTTGTCCGTGTTAATTTGCTGACCTGTTGCCTTTTCATAGACTTTGAGGATCTTCATGAGCTTCCCAGCTTCTGGCCTATTAGCTTTGCAAAATACTAGAGAGTCATCAGCAAAAAACAGATGAGTGATTGCTGGTGCCCCTCTACTAATTTTGATTCCTGTTAGCTCCTTTCCTACCTTAGCTTTCTGTAGCAGATTAGATAATCCTTCTGAGCACATTAGAAACAGGTATGGTGAGAGTGGATCGTCTTGCCTTATGCCTCTGGATGGAGTTATGAACTCCTTCTGTTCACCATTTATATTGAATGAGTAAGTCACTGAACTTATGCAAGCAGTAACCCATTGTATCCACTTGTGGCAGAACCCCATTCTTTCCATTATAGCTTTCAGGAAGTCCCACTCCACCCTGTCATAGGCCTTTGACATATCCAGTTTCACAGCCATCATACCAACTCTACCAtgtcttttgtttttcaagAATGCATCAATTCATGAGATATGATGACATTATCTATAATTTGCCTACCTGGAACAAATGCAGATTGGTTTTTGCTGATACATCTAGACAAGAATGGCTTTAGTCTATTGACAAGAATTTTAGCAAGGGCTTTATAGACCACTTGGCACAGGCTTATAGGTCTAAACTGTTTGATCTCAGTAGGACAGTCCACTTTAAGGATCAAAGAAATGACTGTGTGATTTATGGCTTTGAGAATGACACTATTGTGAAAGAAACCTTGAATTGCACTTACCAGGTCCTGCTTAATAATGCtccagaatttttgaaaaaagagtGGAGACATGCCATCACTTCCAGGAGCCGTATTAGGATCCATAGAGAAGAAAGCAGCCTTGATTTCCTCTTCCTCTACTTTTTTGGTCAGGTCTCTATTCACTTGCTCAGTAATGGAGGCAGGAATCCCCTCTAAGATGTCCTCCAGCTCCCCCGACCCTGAACTCTTGAACAAATCTCCATAATAGTTAGCTATTTCCTTATCCAACTCTTTATCATTTATAGTCCATTCTCCAtttgattttttcaatttctgAAGTCTATTTCTTTTCCTCCTCCCCTTAACTGTTGCATGGAAGAATTGAGTGTTTTTGTCACCCTCTTTTAGCCATCGTACTCTAGCCTTCTGATTCCAATACGCCTCTTCATTCTCATAAGCCAACTTCAGCTGTTCTTTCATGTCCTGCACCCTTTGCCTTTTGTTTTCAGCCTCTGATGCCTTAATTTCCTCAATCTGGTTTTTGCACCAATTTATCCTTTCTAATGAGTTCCCTTTCTTACTGCTGCTCCACTTAAGTAGTTCAACTCTACAATTCTTTATTTTCTGTTTCACCTTGAACCACCTAGTTCCATCGCACTGGGCATTCCAAGCCTCCTTCACCACTTTCTCAATCTCATCATGTTGGAGCCATCTTTTATCGAACTGAAATCTCTTTTTCCATATTTTCCTTCCCTTATCAGTTTCTAATACCAACATGCTGTGATCAGAGGCATGCGATTCAATGTGTGAACACTTAGCATCCTCATAACACTGTGACCATGCAGTGGAGCATAAGCCTCTGTCTAGCCTCTCTTTTACTTCGCCATTCCCATACCAGTTATTGCTCCAAGTCCACGGCTTCCCTACAAACCCAACATCCATTAATTGATTCTCATTTATAAACTTTCTAAAGTCTTGGAAGCTTCTATTCTCTCTCCTCCTTCCAccccatttttcatcatttgagGTGATGTCGTTGAAGTCGCCCATGATAATCCATTTTTCACCCCATCCTGCTTTCTTTCTATTCAAGACTTCCCACTGCCCTTTCCTTGTTTGACTATCACAGCTTGCATAAATTCCAATAAACCACCAggcttcctttttctcttcatccTCCACCTTAGCCTCAATGGTAAAGGCTGTGCCTCGTACTTCTGAAACCTTGACATCATTATTCCAAAAAAGAGCCATCCCACCACTTCTATTCATAGCCTCTACTACAAAGCTGTTTTCaaaatt contains:
- the LOC113755222 gene encoding uncharacterized protein LOC113755222; translation: MAVKLDMSKAYDRVEWDFLKAIMERMGFCHKWIQWVTACISSVTYSFNINGEQKEFITPSRGIRQDDPLSPYLFLMCSEGLSNLLQKAKVGKELTGIKISRGAPAITHLFFADDSLVFCKANRPEAGKLMKILKVYEKATGQQINTDKSSVFFSKNTTQLVREEVCHTMGSIQQIGQGQYLGLPMIITKSKEQVFGFIKNSIDKKLQGWKNKLLSQAGKEVMLKAVAMAMPIYTMSCFKLSTKLCRDISAKMADYWWGESEGRKRMHWIGWKKLSDRRSSGGMGFKDLQIFNRALLAKQVWKLLTQPNLLVSRVLKEKYYPRQSLFSSKVPQNASWIWQSLAAVREEVQNGVKRKIGNGKGTRIWEDDWIPESPDGKPTTGRPLGCQLQHVSDLITHNRWNAILIFRIFNQQDAERILKIPISLTGKVDSHYWMHSQNGQYTAQSGYKMWKKEKELESARRREDAGPSYEGNIRRVWKTLWQQKKARNEREFNQKEREPHKIIQKAMKEWMEFDEANKGKVNRKNTQRTEVQKCTEQLQGQREIQASLMIKVHTHQDARQKMVGIGVSATDSLGRLQACWAMRERMSAEPIQDQAGAVRLALLNAISQGWRNIRVELENRVLVECIKNTRTSYHLMATLIEDIQCISNLFQNCSFSFVSSGFVGCIKLSMHALNICVDEEWVNPNLRC